The following are from one region of the Stigmatella ashevillena genome:
- a CDS encoding MASE1 domain-containing protein yields MARAFNVRGMLTVLLVAGLYLAAGYVGLPFSITHSAVSPVWPASGVALAALLVLGGGYWPGIFLGTLTFTVLRGSPLGACLGIAVSSTLEAVLALGVLRRMGFSPALERVRDVVWLILASVGSSWVSALLGVLSLKLSGALGPQAFEKAALVWWAGDALGMLVVVPAALLMWQRRPLERKGEALLLGACILLLCWEVFHGGFLNPRIARAEPSLFVPLCLWASLRFGPRGTAFATLLITVMSIWGSVTGRSPFADGAEGSHLLVDQLFITVHSIAGLSLAAVSAERSNALARLELMAAALRDVSEGVAISQVTPQGPRIVYANEAYRALVGAPRADVVGASPSTHVGQMEPGARQRVETALSEALPFRGDVSLARQDGKRLYSELQLSPVRDEAGEPTHLVSTHRDVTATHEMRARLLATERIAAVGTLAAGVGHEINNPLAYLTMNLDAAAKELSRSGTASRAVSASVRNAQEGAERIRLLVQDLQTFSREGSEERRPVELLAVVAPALRMTRHVLGSRARLVEEYGSVPRVMGSEARLGQVLLNLLVNAMQSIPDGNAGQHEVRVRTGKAPDGRALVEVSDTGQGIHPQVLPHIFEPFFTTKPSGEGTGLGLSICHQIIRAHEGELLVRSEPGQGSVFTVLLPAAPWEAVDTVPQRMSKAMEAQDASKARRGRILIIDDEPRMAQSMRLLLEPSHDVVTTTRGSEALEWVSAGQRFDVVVCDLQMPETTGMDIHAWLTLREPELAERLVFISGGACTATAREFLRTVRNQVLEKPVRPEVLLATIDAALEPGVMRTGS; encoded by the coding sequence ATGGCACGGGCTTTCAACGTGCGCGGCATGCTGACCGTGCTCCTGGTGGCCGGGCTGTACCTGGCCGCCGGCTATGTCGGCTTGCCGTTCTCCATCACCCACAGCGCCGTCAGCCCCGTCTGGCCTGCCTCGGGCGTCGCGCTCGCCGCGCTGCTGGTCCTGGGGGGGGGGTATTGGCCCGGCATCTTCCTGGGAACACTGACATTCACCGTGCTGAGGGGCTCGCCCCTGGGTGCCTGCCTGGGCATTGCCGTGAGCAGCACGCTGGAGGCGGTGCTCGCCTTGGGGGTCCTGCGGCGCATGGGGTTCTCCCCCGCTCTGGAGCGTGTCCGGGACGTCGTCTGGCTGATTCTGGCTTCGGTGGGGAGCTCCTGGGTGAGCGCCCTGCTGGGCGTGCTCAGCCTGAAGCTGTCAGGGGCCTTGGGGCCGCAGGCCTTCGAGAAGGCGGCCCTGGTGTGGTGGGCGGGAGATGCGTTGGGCATGCTCGTCGTGGTGCCCGCGGCGCTGCTGATGTGGCAGCGGCGGCCCCTGGAGCGCAAGGGCGAGGCCCTGCTGCTCGGCGCCTGCATCCTGCTGCTCTGCTGGGAGGTATTTCATGGGGGCTTCCTGAACCCCCGCATCGCCCGTGCGGAGCCTTCGCTCTTCGTTCCCCTGTGCCTCTGGGCTTCCCTGCGTTTCGGTCCGCGCGGGACAGCGTTCGCCACCTTGCTCATCACCGTGATGTCCATCTGGGGCTCGGTGACGGGCCGCAGCCCCTTCGCCGATGGGGCCGAGGGCAGCCACCTGTTGGTGGATCAGCTCTTCATCACCGTTCACTCCATTGCCGGCTTGTCGCTCGCGGCCGTCAGCGCCGAGCGCAGCAACGCGCTGGCGCGGCTGGAGCTGATGGCCGCTGCCCTCCGGGACGTGAGTGAAGGGGTCGCCATCAGCCAGGTGACACCCCAGGGGCCCCGCATCGTCTACGCCAACGAGGCCTATCGCGCGCTGGTGGGGGCTCCCCGCGCTGACGTGGTCGGCGCATCTCCCAGCACGCATGTAGGGCAGATGGAGCCCGGGGCGCGCCAGCGCGTGGAGACCGCCCTGAGCGAAGCGCTTCCGTTCCGGGGAGACGTGTCCCTGGCGCGCCAGGATGGCAAGCGCCTGTACAGCGAACTGCAACTGTCCCCCGTGCGCGATGAGGCGGGGGAGCCCACCCACTTGGTCTCTACCCATCGGGATGTCACCGCCACCCACGAGATGCGGGCGCGCCTCCTGGCCACCGAGCGCATCGCGGCGGTGGGGACGCTCGCCGCGGGCGTGGGCCATGAAATCAACAACCCGCTGGCCTACCTGACCATGAACCTGGATGCGGCGGCGAAGGAGCTGAGCCGGAGCGGAACGGCCAGCCGGGCGGTGTCCGCCAGCGTGCGCAATGCCCAGGAGGGCGCTGAGCGCATCCGGCTGCTCGTTCAGGATCTCCAGACGTTCAGCCGGGAGGGGAGCGAAGAGCGTCGGCCGGTGGAGCTTCTGGCGGTGGTGGCCCCCGCGCTGCGGATGACGCGGCACGTGCTGGGCAGCCGGGCGCGGCTGGTGGAAGAATATGGGTCCGTTCCCCGGGTGATGGGGAGCGAGGCGCGGCTGGGGCAGGTGCTGCTCAACCTGCTCGTCAACGCCATGCAGTCCATTCCGGACGGGAATGCAGGGCAGCACGAGGTCCGGGTGCGCACCGGGAAGGCTCCGGATGGGCGGGCGCTGGTGGAGGTGTCGGACACCGGTCAGGGCATTCATCCCCAGGTGCTCCCCCACATCTTCGAGCCCTTCTTCACCACCAAGCCGAGCGGGGAGGGCACGGGATTGGGGCTCTCCATCTGTCATCAAATCATCCGGGCGCATGAGGGCGAGCTGCTCGTCCGCAGCGAGCCGGGCCAGGGCTCCGTCTTCACCGTCCTGTTGCCGGCGGCCCCTTGGGAAGCGGTGGATACGGTGCCACAACGAATGAGCAAGGCGATGGAAGCCCAGGATGCCTCCAAGGCGAGGCGTGGGCGCATCCTCATCATCGACGACGAGCCGCGCATGGCGCAGTCCATGCGCCTGCTGCTGGAGCCCAGCCACGATGTCGTCACCACCACGCGTGGCAGTGAGGCGCTGGAGTGGGTCTCGGCGGGCCAGCGCTTCGATGTCGTCGTGTGTGACTTGCAGATGCCCGAGACGACCGGAATGGACATCCACGCTTGGCTGACCCTCCGGGAGCCGGAGCTGGCCGAGCGGCTGGTCTTCATCTCCGGAGGCGCGTGTACGGCGACGGCCCGCGAGTTCCTGCGCACGGTGCGCAACCAGGTTCTGGAGAAGCCCGTGCGCCCGGAGGTGTTGCTGGCCACCATCGATGCGGCGCTGGAGCCGGGGGTAATGCGGACCGGCTCGTGA
- a CDS encoding FKBP-type peptidyl-prolyl cis-trans isomerase has protein sequence MSLKVEDVKVGTGAEAVAGKSVTVHYVGTLTTGAKFDSSRDRGQGFNFQLGAGKVIQGWDQGVAGMKVGGVRKLTIPPEMGYGSRGFPPVIPPNSTLLFEVELLDVK, from the coding sequence ATGAGCTTGAAGGTCGAAGACGTCAAGGTGGGCACGGGGGCCGAAGCAGTGGCGGGCAAATCCGTGACGGTGCATTACGTGGGCACACTCACCACGGGCGCCAAGTTCGATAGCAGTCGTGACCGGGGCCAGGGCTTCAACTTCCAACTGGGGGCGGGGAAGGTCATCCAGGGGTGGGACCAGGGGGTTGCCGGGATGAAGGTGGGCGGCGTGCGCAAGCTCACCATTCCGCCGGAGATGGGGTACGGGTCACGTGGATTTCCTCCGGTCATCCCCCCGAATTCCACGCTGCTTTTCGAAGTGGAATTGCTGGACGTGAAGTAA
- a CDS encoding hemolysin family protein, whose product MLVLANGIFAGAEIALISLRKTRLRELVDAGSSAARSVLALRDDPERFLATVQIGISVVGATAAAFGGASIAKRLAPVLEQLGIAATAAEEVALGLVVVLVSFLSLVLGELVPKSLALQHAERYALLIGPILRALSRLMKPVVWFLTFSSNLVLRFFGDKTNFSESRLSAEELQQLVEEAARSGTVDPRTGDIASRAFELADLTAFEVMVPRARIVALPRHAPQEELQRVLLEEGHSRLPVYEGALDNIVGYVIAQDLLSMAFEKQLIILEDVLRPAYFVPEATRALDLLRQLQARRSPMAIVVDEQGGLSGLVTTEDLVEELVGELFNEHDNPPDLLRREDNGTMMVDGTAPIREVNRTLGLELPEGDSWSTVGGLCLSLAGAIPTQHTRLPLPDGTVLEVVDASARRVKRVRIHPAPSAPTSPAS is encoded by the coding sequence CTGCTCGTGCTGGCCAACGGAATCTTCGCCGGGGCGGAGATCGCCCTCATCTCCTTGCGGAAGACCCGGCTGCGCGAGTTGGTGGACGCCGGCAGCAGCGCGGCCCGGTCGGTGCTCGCCCTCCGGGATGACCCGGAGCGCTTCCTGGCCACGGTCCAGATTGGCATCAGCGTGGTGGGAGCCACCGCCGCGGCCTTCGGCGGCGCCTCCATCGCCAAGCGTCTGGCCCCCGTGCTCGAACAGCTGGGAATCGCCGCCACGGCCGCCGAGGAGGTGGCGCTGGGGCTCGTGGTGGTGCTCGTCTCGTTCCTGTCCCTGGTGCTGGGCGAGCTGGTGCCCAAGTCGCTGGCGCTCCAGCACGCCGAGCGCTACGCGCTGCTCATCGGCCCCATCCTCCGGGCCCTGTCTCGGCTGATGAAGCCGGTGGTGTGGTTTCTCACCTTCAGCTCCAACCTCGTGCTGCGCTTCTTCGGGGACAAGACCAACTTCAGCGAGTCGCGCCTGTCGGCCGAGGAACTCCAGCAGCTCGTGGAGGAGGCGGCCCGAAGCGGGACGGTGGATCCGCGCACCGGCGACATCGCCTCGCGCGCTTTCGAGCTGGCGGACCTGACGGCCTTCGAAGTGATGGTGCCCCGCGCGCGCATCGTCGCGCTGCCCCGGCACGCCCCCCAGGAGGAGCTCCAACGCGTACTGCTGGAGGAGGGACACTCGCGGCTGCCCGTTTACGAAGGGGCGCTGGACAACATCGTCGGGTACGTCATCGCCCAGGACTTGCTGAGCATGGCCTTCGAGAAGCAGCTCATCATCCTGGAGGACGTGCTGCGCCCCGCTTACTTCGTGCCGGAGGCGACCCGGGCGCTGGACCTGCTGCGCCAGCTTCAAGCGCGGCGAAGCCCCATGGCCATCGTCGTGGACGAGCAAGGGGGGCTCTCTGGCCTGGTCACCACGGAGGACCTTGTCGAGGAACTCGTGGGCGAGCTCTTCAACGAGCACGACAATCCCCCCGACCTGCTGCGCCGGGAGGACAATGGCACGATGATGGTGGATGGGACCGCGCCCATCCGGGAGGTGAACCGCACCCTGGGGCTCGAGTTGCCGGAGGGCGACAGCTGGTCCACGGTGGGCGGGCTCTGCCTGTCTCTGGCCGGCGCCATTCCCACGCAGCACACCCGGTTGCCCCTGCCCGACGGCACGGTGCTGGAGGTGGTCGACGCCTCTGCCCGGCGCGTCAAGCGCGTCCGAATCCACCCAGCGCCGTCAGCTCCCACTTCGCCTGCCTCCTGA
- a CDS encoding outer membrane protein, whose product MKAKILTGAVAALLYSGAALAGDGKDCPPGFEKKDTQASTLGSPTVMDESVAIVETEPVEGSIGGSGQAGIEHESLKASDQALLDSTSSVKTAEGEVLLRCEPVSGTGGSGSSWDSTGGSGIQSEPLREPQLTPPPEQQVAPPPPPPSSAAFTPTVDVDENDVARREKKDSGANMRGLTLMVGGGVEGYTGSLAPAIDPGAAYGVTAAIKPSKVFGIELGYSGAVNNVSDSAFAASSGPDIVRNGGQAAATFALSATPVQPYVLGGIGLSDYNFRGTGGGFRDDTVGNVPVGAGLRTHFGDFTADLRANYNFLFDQDFASVDDGLNGNGRYSGTLNIGGTF is encoded by the coding sequence ATGAAAGCGAAGATTCTGACGGGCGCGGTTGCCGCGCTTCTCTACAGCGGTGCGGCCTTGGCGGGAGACGGCAAGGACTGCCCCCCTGGCTTCGAGAAGAAGGACACCCAAGCGAGCACCCTGGGCTCGCCGACGGTGATGGATGAGAGCGTGGCCATCGTCGAGACCGAGCCGGTGGAAGGCTCCATCGGCGGCAGCGGTCAGGCCGGAATCGAGCACGAGAGCCTCAAGGCCAGCGATCAGGCCCTGTTGGACTCCACGTCCTCGGTGAAGACCGCGGAAGGCGAGGTGCTGTTGCGGTGCGAGCCCGTGAGCGGCACCGGCGGCAGCGGGAGTTCGTGGGACAGCACGGGCGGCAGCGGCATCCAGAGTGAGCCGCTGCGGGAGCCGCAGCTGACGCCGCCCCCTGAGCAGCAGGTCGCCCCGCCGCCTCCGCCGCCCAGCAGCGCGGCCTTCACGCCGACCGTCGACGTCGATGAGAACGACGTGGCGCGCCGGGAGAAGAAGGACTCGGGGGCCAACATGCGCGGCCTCACCCTGATGGTGGGCGGCGGTGTGGAAGGCTACACCGGCTCTCTGGCGCCCGCGATTGATCCCGGTGCCGCCTACGGTGTGACGGCCGCCATCAAGCCGTCCAAGGTGTTCGGCATCGAGCTGGGCTACAGCGGCGCCGTGAACAACGTGTCCGACAGCGCCTTTGCCGCCTCGAGCGGTCCGGACATCGTGCGCAACGGTGGCCAGGCGGCGGCGACGTTCGCTCTGTCCGCGACCCCGGTCCAGCCCTACGTGCTGGGCGGCATCGGCCTGAGCGATTACAACTTCCGCGGCACCGGCGGAGGCTTCCGGGACGACACGGTGGGCAACGTGCCGGTGGGCGCCGGTCTCCGGACCCACTTCGGTGACTTCACCGCCGACCTGCGGGCCAACTACAACTTCCTGTTCGACCAGGACTTCGCGAGCGTGGACGACGGCCTCAATGGGAACGGCCGTTACTCCGGCACGCTGAACATCGGCGGTACGTTCTAG
- a CDS encoding YqaA family protein, whose product MSDTTSVPKAATAPSENLSWYRRLYLRVEALSSTKHALAAMLVVSVVDGSFFPVPPFALLVPMVMAQPKKWLRYAAMGTVASLAGGLLGYWLGTLINAGAVSFLNIDLNMRVQRFGIDATLGELLGQNFWVLALLCSVLPTPFKVVAIGSGMVSVPLDRFFLAAIIGRTIRFLAVSGVMRFAGPTARKWLRV is encoded by the coding sequence ATGTCGGATACGACCTCCGTCCCCAAGGCAGCCACCGCTCCCTCCGAAAACCTCTCCTGGTATCGCAGGCTCTACCTGCGCGTGGAGGCACTGTCCTCCACGAAACACGCCCTGGCGGCCATGCTGGTGGTGTCCGTGGTGGATGGCTCGTTTTTTCCGGTCCCGCCCTTCGCCTTGCTGGTGCCCATGGTGATGGCCCAGCCCAAAAAGTGGTTGCGCTACGCGGCGATGGGAACGGTGGCAAGCCTCGCCGGCGGGTTGCTCGGCTACTGGCTGGGCACCCTCATCAACGCTGGAGCGGTGAGCTTCCTGAACATCGATCTGAACATGCGCGTGCAGCGCTTTGGCATCGATGCCACGCTGGGGGAGTTGCTGGGCCAGAACTTCTGGGTGCTGGCGCTGCTGTGCTCGGTGCTGCCCACGCCTTTCAAGGTGGTGGCCATTGGCAGCGGCATGGTGTCCGTGCCGCTGGACCGCTTCTTCCTGGCGGCCATCATTGGCCGCACCATCCGCTTCCTGGCCGTGTCCGGGGTGATGCGCTTCGCGGGCCCCACCGCGCGCAAGTGGCTGCGCGTCTGA
- the trxA gene encoding thioredoxin, with protein MATVEISKEIFKDTVGKEGIVLLDWWAEWCGPCRNFGPIYEQVSNKHADLTFGKIDTEAQPELAGAFEIRSIPTLMVFRDGILLFEQAGALPAAALEDLISKVRALDMDDVRKQVAAQRAAAETPKA; from the coding sequence ATGGCGACGGTCGAAATCAGCAAGGAAATCTTCAAGGATACCGTGGGCAAGGAGGGCATCGTCCTCCTGGACTGGTGGGCCGAGTGGTGCGGCCCCTGCCGGAACTTCGGGCCCATCTATGAGCAGGTCTCCAACAAGCACGCGGATCTCACCTTCGGGAAGATCGACACGGAGGCGCAGCCCGAACTGGCCGGCGCGTTCGAGATTCGCTCCATCCCCACGCTGATGGTGTTCCGGGATGGCATCCTGTTGTTCGAGCAGGCCGGCGCGCTGCCGGCCGCGGCCCTGGAGGATCTCATCTCCAAGGTGCGGGCCTTGGACATGGACGACGTGCGCAAGCAGGTGGCTGCTCAGCGCGCGGCGGCCGAGACGCCCAAGGCGTGA
- a CDS encoding HAD family hydrolase, with protein MSALRAVLFDMDGVLLKSEEAWAHVVAAAGEHFRGSPVTREEFAPTFGQGTKADTEVFRLGCTPEALDRFYTEHFPRYVEHVWVNPDARPLLEALGQRGLRRAVVTNTVSTLAPSLLGAAHLAELFECVACADLVPRSKPAPDLVLYALEKLGVTAGEALMIGDSRFDRGAAEAAGVRFVGLGLDGDVRIEQLRELIGHVR; from the coding sequence GTGAGCGCGCTCCGGGCAGTGCTCTTCGACATGGATGGGGTGCTCCTCAAGAGCGAGGAGGCCTGGGCCCACGTGGTGGCGGCCGCGGGAGAGCACTTCCGTGGCTCGCCCGTGACGCGCGAGGAGTTCGCGCCCACCTTTGGTCAAGGCACGAAGGCGGACACCGAGGTCTTCCGGCTGGGGTGCACGCCGGAAGCGCTGGACCGCTTCTACACCGAGCACTTTCCGCGCTACGTGGAGCACGTCTGGGTGAATCCGGACGCGCGGCCCTTGCTGGAGGCGCTGGGCCAGCGAGGCCTGCGGCGGGCGGTGGTGACGAACACGGTGTCGACGCTGGCCCCCTCTCTGCTGGGAGCGGCGCACCTGGCCGAGCTGTTCGAGTGCGTGGCGTGCGCGGACCTGGTGCCTCGCTCCAAGCCCGCGCCGGACCTGGTGCTGTACGCCCTGGAGAAGCTGGGCGTGACGGCCGGCGAGGCGTTGATGATTGGCGACTCCCGCTTTGACCGGGGAGCGGCGGAAGCGGCCGGGGTGCGCTTCGTGGGGTTGGGGCTGGACGGGGACGTGCGCATCGAGCAGCTGCGAGAATTGATCGGCCACGTTCGCTGA
- the nadE gene encoding NAD(+) synthase — protein sequence MRLIKVGLASVNTTVGAFSRNVDRALALARRMAAEDVTIGLFQEQLIGGYPAEDLVQWQGFIDHQWPELERFARETAALPTVFILGVAVAHQGLRLNCAAVVAAGHVLGLVPKEKLPTYNIFYEGRTYSRGYPGMAEVHRGVPLGDYLFRFDFGTLAPEVCEDIWSADGPQRRRTYSGAELVVNLSASPFRLGFVDTRRELLATRAADHQCTIAYANALGSNDGIIFDGGGFLNQNGRSIVETPRFQEGFTSAVVDLERTMRLRAENTTWRSDREEWVADGGKLVPILDCMGILQTRREKLTYPAPPHRSFFLPGPDQRRPAREALCEDILDALSLGVGDYFEKTRAFKVIGISLSGGRDSLLTLLIAHRYAKRVRPDNPGSLLQAFYMPSRYSSDTTRDAAETITRELGVPFQVIPIEEAFDRELVVVKQMLGDKAVTPITEQNIQARLRAQRMWNWSNSSDGLFLQTGNMSEKAVGYTTTGGDLMGALAVIANVPKTVVMYLLDYLQEKTGSEGIRKVLSKPAGPELAHNQVGEEELMPFPILDACFYLFAGEKLVPAELVQALTSMFPEVEPSRMKGYVEKFVRLFLQSIYKWVQSPLSLHIGNLDLDRERAMQLPVVTASDWTRD from the coding sequence ATGCGGCTGATCAAGGTAGGGCTGGCCAGCGTCAACACCACGGTGGGAGCGTTTTCCCGGAACGTGGATCGCGCGCTCGCGCTGGCGCGGCGCATGGCCGCCGAGGACGTCACCATCGGCCTCTTCCAAGAGCAGCTCATCGGGGGCTATCCGGCCGAGGACCTGGTCCAGTGGCAGGGATTCATCGATCACCAATGGCCGGAGCTGGAGCGCTTCGCGCGCGAGACGGCCGCGCTGCCCACCGTCTTCATCCTGGGCGTGGCGGTGGCCCACCAGGGGCTGCGGCTCAACTGCGCGGCCGTCGTGGCGGCCGGCCATGTGCTGGGGCTGGTGCCCAAGGAGAAGCTGCCCACCTACAACATCTTCTATGAGGGGCGGACCTACTCGCGCGGCTACCCAGGCATGGCGGAGGTGCACCGCGGCGTTCCGCTGGGGGATTATCTCTTCCGCTTCGACTTCGGCACGTTGGCGCCGGAGGTGTGCGAGGACATCTGGAGTGCGGATGGTCCCCAGCGCCGCCGGACCTATTCGGGCGCCGAACTGGTGGTGAACCTGTCGGCCTCGCCCTTCCGGCTGGGCTTCGTGGACACGCGGCGGGAGCTGCTCGCCACGCGCGCCGCGGACCACCAGTGCACCATCGCCTACGCCAACGCGCTGGGCAGCAATGACGGCATCATCTTCGATGGCGGGGGCTTCCTGAACCAGAATGGCCGCTCCATCGTGGAGACGCCGCGCTTCCAGGAAGGCTTCACCTCGGCGGTGGTGGACCTGGAGCGCACCATGCGCCTGCGCGCGGAGAACACCACCTGGCGCAGCGACCGCGAGGAGTGGGTGGCCGATGGCGGGAAGCTGGTGCCCATTCTGGACTGCATGGGCATTCTCCAGACCCGGCGCGAGAAGCTCACGTACCCGGCGCCCCCCCACCGCAGCTTCTTCCTGCCCGGGCCGGATCAGCGCCGCCCCGCCCGGGAGGCCCTGTGCGAGGACATCCTGGACGCGCTGTCGCTCGGGGTGGGCGACTACTTCGAGAAGACGCGCGCCTTCAAGGTCATCGGCATTTCCCTGTCCGGTGGCCGGGACTCGCTGCTCACGCTGCTCATCGCCCACCGGTACGCGAAGCGGGTCCGCCCGGACAACCCGGGCTCGCTCCTGCAAGCCTTCTACATGCCCAGCCGCTACTCCAGCGACACCACGCGCGATGCGGCGGAGACCATCACCCGGGAGCTGGGCGTGCCCTTCCAGGTGATTCCCATTGAGGAGGCCTTCGATCGCGAGCTGGTCGTCGTCAAGCAGATGCTCGGGGACAAGGCCGTCACCCCCATCACCGAGCAGAACATCCAGGCGCGCCTGCGTGCCCAGCGCATGTGGAACTGGTCCAACTCCAGCGATGGCTTGTTCCTGCAAACGGGGAACATGAGCGAGAAGGCCGTGGGCTACACCACCACTGGGGGAGACTTGATGGGGGCGCTGGCCGTCATCGCCAATGTGCCCAAGACGGTGGTCATGTACCTGCTGGACTACCTCCAGGAGAAGACGGGATCCGAGGGCATCCGCAAGGTGCTGTCCAAGCCGGCCGGGCCAGAGCTGGCGCACAATCAGGTGGGCGAGGAAGAGCTGATGCCCTTTCCCATCCTCGATGCCTGTTTCTACCTCTTCGCGGGTGAGAAGCTGGTCCCCGCGGAGCTGGTGCAGGCCCTCACCTCCATGTTCCCCGAGGTGGAGCCCTCGCGCATGAAGGGCTACGTGGAGAAGTTCGTTCGCCTCTTCCTCCAGTCCATCTACAAGTGGGTGCAGTCGCCGCTGTCGCTCCACATCGGCAACCTGGACTTGGACCGCGAGCGCGCCATGCAACTGCCCGTGGTCACCGCATCCGATTGGACGCGCGATTAG
- a CDS encoding LON peptidase substrate-binding domain-containing protein, with the protein MTVHQRVVEASESLKVFPLPSAVLLPHSVLPLHIFEPRYRELVRDALAGDQVMALAQLEPGWEPRYGERPAMQPVMCAGVIVWHEALEEGRYNILLQGVCRARLVTELPAERLYRQVHVELLPDSNYHGPEEEQLRQAVFELAGRIPPSFSEGLLPAVARAGGGTLADVVGAAVIPEPERRQALLAELDVRQRLKVVLEEVGELIARLQPVRPIGPLN; encoded by the coding sequence ATGACGGTCCACCAGCGCGTCGTTGAAGCCTCGGAGTCGTTGAAGGTCTTCCCCCTGCCGTCGGCGGTGCTCCTGCCGCATTCCGTGCTGCCCCTCCACATCTTCGAGCCGCGGTACCGGGAGCTGGTCCGGGATGCGCTGGCGGGGGACCAGGTCATGGCCCTGGCCCAGCTCGAACCCGGCTGGGAGCCCCGTTATGGAGAGCGGCCGGCCATGCAGCCGGTGATGTGCGCGGGCGTCATCGTCTGGCACGAGGCGCTGGAAGAGGGCCGCTACAACATCCTCCTGCAGGGGGTCTGCCGGGCCCGTCTGGTGACCGAGCTGCCCGCGGAGCGCCTCTATCGCCAGGTCCATGTGGAGCTGCTGCCGGATTCCAACTACCACGGTCCCGAGGAGGAGCAGCTGCGCCAGGCCGTTTTCGAGCTGGCGGGGCGGATTCCTCCCTCCTTTTCGGAAGGGCTGCTGCCGGCGGTGGCTCGCGCCGGCGGTGGCACGCTGGCGGACGTGGTGGGGGCCGCCGTCATTCCCGAGCCCGAGCGCCGTCAGGCACTGCTGGCCGAGCTGGACGTGCGCCAGCGCTTGAAGGTGGTGCTGGAGGAAGTGGGGGAGCTGATTGCCCGCCTCCAGCCCGTGAGGCCCATCGGCCCGCTCAATTGA